Proteins from a genomic interval of Caulobacter sp. SL161:
- a CDS encoding CHAT domain-containing protein: MDRISDGGAPVIGLRSPVKALVAALMLGGSLLYAVSGTATAAPKKDFQLGQNSEAQACRAVLRFDVPPGVDAADIYCGAWETPSGRVMVFPDRTRALAALKLLCDGVGQAVRDPDFSDLNQIACSRQESGPRRFGLIASHGRRVAVGAAFPSDWPSLLAAAKVMSGTISAKAIGSAAAATAGQDQIQTAYPQGAPGQAASAKYELVRRRAYEHNAVWSFGSASDDFSELLRLHKAIAPEDRAGEGEILAEIALNLSNIRRFDEAAAIFDQANVNAGNDELLNAKILNYRIMDLLNRRQFDKALGFARATRKGDSSDTGPAQTRLNGVPSEAQSMLAGLGEASRQDRAAILRAQRFYLAAVAARGLGKAEAISDLDNALTVLNDIQQPPAWLEAQILAERAETLLNGGDYKGAESEARRGLALVATTAAGTRTEAHLWLTLEAAQVGLGARDQALASGRRGVAIFSRQTETPGMPGDIAARHLEVLLAAYNDRSDPALAAEYFETLALVWDGAAARSAAQLAARMALSDGGAQARAYQDAERLYRAALTTQQRAQSEGASANEQEAAVRATEAAAQRLRVAEDSLRQLAPRYLELVNPKGPSADVRGVLAAKEGYLRIVLARQAGYAALITADGVTPYRIGMSAVEIEKRVTAIRRTTSLKRGRLPDFDLRSSAELYQALLSPVAKLIDGLETLQIDAGGSLASIPFAALTRTVPSPALLAKVKAEGDYSQVDWLGRHIAMATSLGPATFVRLRQSAAKRASSGSVAIYGDFRPDPGAVASRLAAERGLSESCRRDIERSLTFLDALPDTAREAQTVADIFKSAARVRLGADFTDSDFFSAPEVAQADVVLIATHGVLGLSSCFPEPALLTSLGPKGLGLIEASALLDLKLTARLVVLSACDTAGGGQLDAARSGMADGGEALSGLARGFIYAGASDVLATQWKVDSASSAAQMHAFFENAGAASQPLAKALASSQRSLYSNPETGHPFYWAAFVLIGDGASRIQ, from the coding sequence GTGGATCGGATATCAGACGGAGGTGCGCCCGTGATCGGTTTAAGATCGCCGGTAAAGGCGCTTGTCGCCGCGCTCATGCTCGGCGGCTCGCTTCTGTACGCCGTTTCAGGTACGGCCACAGCCGCGCCAAAAAAGGACTTCCAACTTGGCCAGAACAGTGAGGCTCAGGCCTGCCGCGCCGTTCTGCGCTTCGATGTTCCGCCTGGCGTCGACGCGGCCGACATCTATTGCGGCGCTTGGGAGACTCCCTCTGGCCGCGTCATGGTGTTTCCCGATCGTACGCGGGCCCTTGCGGCCTTGAAGCTGCTCTGTGACGGCGTTGGGCAGGCGGTTCGCGACCCGGACTTTTCCGATCTGAACCAGATTGCCTGTTCTCGACAAGAATCGGGACCCCGCCGATTCGGTCTGATCGCCAGCCACGGTCGCCGCGTCGCGGTTGGCGCAGCCTTTCCTTCGGATTGGCCTTCTCTCTTGGCGGCCGCCAAGGTGATGAGCGGAACGATCAGCGCCAAGGCCATAGGCAGCGCGGCTGCGGCGACTGCAGGCCAAGATCAGATCCAAACTGCCTACCCGCAAGGCGCGCCGGGCCAGGCGGCGAGCGCCAAGTACGAACTCGTTCGGCGGCGCGCCTACGAGCACAACGCTGTCTGGAGTTTTGGCTCGGCCAGTGATGACTTCTCCGAGTTGCTTCGCTTGCATAAGGCTATCGCGCCGGAAGACCGGGCCGGTGAAGGCGAAATCCTCGCCGAAATCGCGCTCAATCTATCCAATATCCGGCGCTTCGATGAAGCAGCCGCGATCTTCGATCAGGCGAACGTCAACGCCGGCAACGACGAACTCCTGAACGCCAAGATCCTCAACTATCGGATCATGGACCTGCTCAACCGGCGCCAATTCGATAAGGCCTTGGGCTTTGCGAGGGCTACGCGCAAGGGCGATTCCAGCGACACCGGGCCTGCGCAGACGCGGCTCAACGGTGTGCCCAGCGAAGCGCAAAGCATGCTGGCGGGGCTCGGCGAGGCGTCTCGTCAGGATCGGGCGGCCATTCTGCGAGCGCAGCGCTTCTATCTGGCCGCCGTCGCCGCGCGCGGACTCGGCAAGGCTGAAGCGATTTCGGATCTCGATAATGCGCTCACCGTGTTGAACGATATCCAGCAGCCGCCCGCCTGGCTCGAGGCTCAAATCCTCGCCGAGCGGGCTGAAACCCTGTTGAACGGTGGTGACTACAAGGGCGCCGAATCTGAAGCGCGGCGCGGTCTCGCCCTGGTGGCGACGACCGCCGCCGGGACGCGCACCGAGGCCCATCTCTGGCTGACGCTGGAGGCTGCTCAGGTCGGGCTTGGCGCACGCGATCAGGCCTTGGCGAGTGGACGGCGCGGCGTCGCGATCTTCTCCCGCCAGACCGAAACGCCAGGCATGCCCGGCGATATCGCGGCGCGGCATCTTGAGGTCTTGCTCGCGGCTTACAATGATCGCTCCGACCCGGCCCTGGCGGCGGAGTACTTTGAGACCCTGGCCTTGGTCTGGGATGGAGCTGCCGCCCGTTCGGCCGCGCAACTGGCCGCGCGCATGGCGTTGTCTGACGGTGGCGCTCAGGCTCGCGCCTACCAGGACGCCGAACGCCTGTATCGCGCGGCTTTGACTACCCAGCAGCGGGCCCAGAGCGAAGGCGCCAGCGCCAACGAACAGGAGGCCGCCGTAAGGGCGACTGAAGCGGCGGCGCAGCGCTTGCGCGTCGCGGAAGACTCCTTGCGACAGTTGGCCCCGCGTTATCTGGAACTCGTCAATCCCAAGGGACCGAGCGCCGATGTACGCGGTGTGCTGGCGGCTAAGGAAGGCTATCTGCGCATCGTGCTCGCTCGCCAAGCTGGCTATGCGGCGCTGATCACCGCCGACGGCGTGACGCCCTATCGGATCGGCATGTCCGCCGTCGAAATCGAAAAGCGTGTGACAGCCATTCGCCGCACCACAAGTCTAAAGCGGGGTCGCCTGCCGGACTTTGATCTCCGAAGTTCGGCGGAGCTCTACCAAGCATTGCTCAGCCCCGTCGCCAAGCTGATCGACGGTCTGGAGACCTTGCAGATCGACGCTGGCGGCTCGCTGGCGTCCATCCCCTTCGCGGCTCTCACCCGTACGGTCCCGAGCCCAGCGCTCCTCGCAAAGGTCAAGGCCGAGGGCGACTACAGCCAAGTCGATTGGCTGGGCCGCCATATCGCGATGGCGACCTCTTTGGGACCGGCCACCTTCGTGCGGCTGCGGCAGAGTGCGGCGAAGCGCGCCTCCTCAGGCTCGGTCGCCATCTACGGAGATTTCCGCCCAGACCCGGGCGCCGTGGCCTCTCGGCTGGCGGCCGAGCGCGGCCTGTCCGAAAGCTGCCGCCGCGATATCGAGCGCAGCCTGACGTTCCTCGACGCCTTGCCCGATACCGCCCGCGAGGCTCAGACAGTTGCGGACATCTTCAAGAGCGCAGCGCGCGTTCGACTAGGCGCGGATTTCACCGACAGCGACTTCTTCAGCGCGCCCGAAGTGGCCCAGGCCGACGTCGTGCTGATCGCCACTCACGGCGTTCTGGGCCTTTCGTCCTGTTTTCCCGAGCCAGCCCTTCTGACGTCGCTCGGTCCGAAAGGTCTGGGGCTGATCGAAGCCTCGGCGTTGCTGGATCTGAAGCTGACCGCACGGTTGGTCGTGTTGTCAGCCTGCGACACTGCAGGCGGCGGGCAGCTCGACGCTGCGCGTAGCGGCATGGCCGACGGCGGCGAGGCCCTTAGCGGCTTGGCGCGAGGCTTCATCTACGCCGGCGCTTCGGATGTCCTCGCCACCCAGTGGAAGGTGGACTCAGCCTCTTCAGCCGCTCAGATGCATGCCTTCTTTGAGAACGCCGGAGCCGCGAGCCAGCCCTTGGCCAAGGCGTTGGCCAGCTCTCAACGGAGCCTCTATAGCAACCCTGAGACCGGCCATCCGTTCTATTGGGCCGCCTTCGTCCTCATCGGCGACGGCGCCTCTCGGATCCAATAA
- a CDS encoding two-partner secretion domain-containing protein has protein sequence MRYTSALACIGGLSVALLASPSQGGPAGGVVTRGAATITTTTNGATIQQTSQRVVIDWSSFNVASGETVTFTQPNAGAIAFNRTPLGSAINIAGALNANGGVWLFSPSGLLIGSGARINVGSLVASTAALDVDAAMSANRLSLLPGAPSGNGSLNVQTGGQINATNGFVLLQAETLNQGGQVQASGAISYQAAEGALIDFTTSDVGTALNASGAADANGRGKPNLNHTGLSKAGGHIEIVAPSGQNAPNFAGIINLSGVIEAAGVQPGGVRGVVILAGRDTARSASNFNGSTMALDSSKATITAKSGDIYISGEALTLGATTGGRDTYLASYGGVSLMGPLEVSGSLLAQSRTAAVTVAADISTGASLLLQGASIRLTSGALVRGAKSEPNGIIGLSASGSVDTSAGKLVGGTGDGQSGDILISAGAPVAGLLAGRGGDLTTGEIAGRSIGLQASKVGANGGAIQVRGSLRTGQELDIDAAGLLTIGPNATVSSAKAGAASAWPVWSADDAAIALTAADLVLQGTVSTGGDVLIVAKPPNGDVSLGGLGSPNHTGFELTNAELQSVVGRNIAIEGGAANIGATVRIGDLSLSSDKLSALWVGAGGAGQILVSGRIAPTVRPVSVNLGFIETPISGKAADYAPERIVVTGALGAANAKLGSVRMLASRDILLGDDRFVAGAAASSDFDPGSVPVTASDVGRLWLVADQWQFAARGRVLQQNTSGSGGFGGVEFGEPSGAAPLVVHPADLSAVKIGGTNSWSLGELNPTRIALSGVVRSPEGTPWSSTGSSYAAAIGVQVPLSEAYRMNGCALGCRDGAPPLVMTSTVASPTSDSNSETAGQSDAVGQGEAAAEGATASAQGKPKTIFPIRARGADRTIRLGPDQVTSGGNRDLWIGYQTEVRP, from the coding sequence ATGAGATATACATCGGCTCTCGCCTGTATCGGCGGCCTTTCAGTAGCTTTGTTGGCCTCGCCCTCCCAAGGAGGACCGGCCGGGGGCGTGGTGACACGCGGCGCGGCGACGATCACGACAACGACGAATGGCGCGACAATCCAGCAGACCAGTCAGCGCGTCGTGATCGACTGGAGCTCATTCAACGTCGCCTCAGGTGAAACCGTAACCTTCACCCAACCCAATGCGGGGGCTATCGCGTTCAATCGGACGCCATTGGGGTCTGCAATCAATATTGCTGGCGCATTGAACGCCAATGGCGGCGTATGGCTCTTTTCGCCGAGCGGACTGCTGATCGGTTCGGGCGCGCGGATCAATGTAGGCTCGCTGGTGGCCTCTACCGCAGCGCTCGATGTTGACGCGGCGATGAGCGCCAATCGGCTTTCGCTCCTGCCCGGCGCGCCGTCGGGCAATGGGTCACTCAACGTCCAGACTGGCGGCCAAATCAACGCGACGAATGGCTTTGTCCTGCTTCAGGCGGAGACGTTGAACCAAGGTGGTCAGGTCCAGGCGAGCGGAGCGATCAGCTATCAAGCCGCCGAAGGGGCGCTGATCGATTTCACCACAAGCGACGTCGGAACGGCGCTAAACGCATCCGGCGCGGCCGACGCTAACGGACGTGGCAAGCCCAACCTGAACCACACAGGGCTCTCCAAGGCCGGCGGTCATATTGAGATCGTCGCCCCCTCAGGCCAGAACGCGCCCAACTTCGCCGGGATCATCAACCTTTCCGGGGTCATCGAAGCCGCCGGCGTCCAACCGGGGGGTGTCAGAGGCGTCGTTATCCTGGCTGGCCGGGATACGGCGCGCTCCGCCAGCAACTTCAACGGCTCCACCATGGCGCTCGACTCATCGAAAGCGACCATCACGGCGAAGTCGGGCGATATCTATATCTCTGGCGAGGCCCTGACCCTCGGAGCCACGACCGGCGGCCGGGATACCTATTTGGCCAGTTATGGCGGCGTCTCGCTTATGGGGCCCCTGGAGGTGAGCGGAAGCCTACTCGCCCAGTCGCGCACCGCCGCGGTGACGGTGGCGGCCGATATCTCCACCGGCGCAAGCCTGTTGCTGCAGGGCGCCTCTATCCGGCTGACAAGCGGCGCGCTCGTCCGCGGCGCCAAAAGCGAGCCGAACGGCATCATCGGCTTGTCAGCTTCTGGGTCAGTAGACACGTCCGCTGGGAAACTGGTGGGTGGAACGGGCGATGGCCAATCAGGCGATATACTCATCTCGGCCGGCGCGCCGGTGGCCGGACTGTTAGCCGGCCGGGGCGGAGATTTGACGACGGGCGAGATCGCTGGCCGGTCAATAGGCCTGCAGGCCTCGAAAGTCGGCGCTAACGGCGGCGCGATCCAAGTGCGCGGCTCCCTGCGAACGGGACAAGAGCTCGATATCGACGCGGCAGGCCTCCTGACGATCGGACCAAACGCAACGGTGAGCAGCGCCAAAGCAGGAGCCGCATCGGCGTGGCCGGTCTGGTCGGCCGATGATGCGGCGATCGCCCTGACTGCGGCTGACCTTGTGCTGCAAGGAACGGTCAGTACGGGCGGCGACGTGCTCATCGTCGCCAAGCCTCCCAATGGCGATGTCAGCCTAGGCGGCCTGGGCTCCCCCAATCATACCGGCTTCGAACTAACCAATGCCGAGTTACAGTCGGTCGTCGGGCGGAACATCGCGATCGAAGGTGGCGCAGCGAACATCGGCGCGACCGTTCGGATCGGCGATCTTTCGCTCTCGTCCGACAAGCTCTCAGCCCTCTGGGTAGGCGCAGGCGGTGCGGGCCAGATCCTCGTGTCCGGCCGTATCGCGCCGACGGTCAGGCCCGTCAGCGTCAATCTGGGGTTTATCGAGACGCCCATTTCCGGCAAGGCCGCCGACTATGCGCCCGAACGCATCGTGGTGACCGGAGCGCTTGGCGCCGCAAACGCCAAGCTGGGCTCGGTCCGAATGCTCGCGAGCCGCGACATCCTGCTCGGCGACGACCGATTTGTCGCCGGGGCTGCAGCCAGTAGCGACTTTGATCCGGGCAGTGTCCCGGTCACCGCCTCGGACGTCGGTCGATTGTGGCTCGTCGCGGATCAATGGCAATTCGCCGCTCGTGGACGAGTCCTGCAGCAAAACACCTCCGGGAGCGGCGGCTTCGGGGGTGTGGAGTTTGGCGAGCCCTCCGGCGCTGCGCCCCTCGTCGTTCACCCTGCCGACCTCAGCGCCGTGAAGATCGGGGGGACCAACAGCTGGTCACTGGGCGAACTCAATCCGACCCGGATCGCACTCTCGGGCGTGGTGCGCTCTCCGGAGGGCACGCCTTGGAGCTCGACGGGCTCAAGCTACGCCGCCGCCATCGGCGTCCAGGTGCCGCTGAGCGAGGCCTATCGGATGAACGGTTGCGCCTTGGGCTGTCGAGACGGCGCACCGCCGCTGGTCATGACAAGCACTGTCGCCAGCCCGACGAGCGACAGCAACAGCGAGACCGCCGGCCAAAGCGACGCGGTGGGCCAGGGCGAAGCCGCGGCTGAGGGGGCAACGGCGAGCGCGCAAGGCAAACCCAAGACAATCTTTCCGATCCGGGCGCGGGGAGCCGACCGGACGATCCGCCTTGGCCCCGACCAAGTGACGAGCGGCGGCAACCGCGACCTGTGGATCGGATATCAGACGGAGGTGCGCCCGTGA
- a CDS encoding ShlB/FhaC/HecB family hemolysin secretion/activation protein → MIGILDGWGLAAPLQGSVQVISTPNAGAVDSAPSAIILKQVNFPGATVVPPHDLQPAWQNFVGKPVALADLKTIARNAEAIYAGRGYPFVVVVPPAQTVVDGVVRLDVIEGQISDLTVLGQDASARRQATRIFQPLVGMRPLPAVAVERAYATARATPGLAVAGALRRGTKPGGMDLVVEAARDPWRVAAGVNNWAARPVGPWVATVQADYFGASSYGDQASIQASASPDFKAQYGFQARYERRLNAYGTYADAVITAAKAKPGGAVAELNLATNLIGARLEVGQNLVDDGVIAISLKAGLDINDQETLVFGSERLSREQLRTLSLGGEVTLQGENLKASASLELRKGVGLLGASKAGDQDLSRASADPKAAMVRWKFEGEWRVASQVLAARFEGQDTGSSLTTPDQYVIGNQTIGRGYQPGSAFADSAVAVSLELRRPGVKLSRSIKAEPFIFVDAARLSNPRKDIERLFDRRDLSSIGGGLRFDVPGPARFELLYALPSAPPLGLGEKKPAPTVLFSASVGLKALADNVLRRKTSGATR, encoded by the coding sequence GTGATTGGAATATTGGATGGGTGGGGCCTGGCGGCTCCTCTTCAGGGCAGCGTGCAAGTCATCTCGACGCCCAATGCGGGCGCAGTGGACTCGGCGCCTTCAGCCATCATCCTCAAGCAGGTGAACTTTCCGGGCGCCACGGTTGTTCCGCCCCACGACCTGCAGCCCGCTTGGCAGAACTTTGTCGGCAAGCCCGTCGCCTTGGCCGATCTTAAGACGATCGCCCGTAACGCCGAGGCCATCTACGCCGGACGCGGTTATCCTTTTGTCGTCGTTGTTCCGCCGGCCCAGACCGTCGTCGATGGCGTTGTTCGTCTGGACGTCATCGAGGGGCAGATCAGCGACCTGACCGTGCTGGGGCAAGACGCCTCAGCGCGGCGACAAGCCACCCGGATCTTCCAGCCGCTCGTGGGCATGCGACCACTACCCGCGGTAGCGGTTGAGCGCGCCTATGCGACAGCGCGCGCCACTCCCGGTTTGGCGGTCGCCGGGGCGTTGCGGCGGGGGACCAAGCCGGGGGGTATGGATCTCGTGGTCGAGGCCGCACGCGATCCTTGGCGTGTGGCGGCTGGCGTCAATAACTGGGCCGCACGACCGGTCGGCCCATGGGTCGCGACAGTTCAGGCCGACTATTTCGGGGCCTCGTCTTACGGCGATCAGGCCTCGATCCAAGCGTCGGCGAGCCCCGACTTCAAGGCCCAGTATGGCTTTCAAGCGCGCTATGAGCGTCGCCTCAATGCTTATGGAACCTATGCCGACGCCGTTATCACCGCCGCCAAGGCGAAGCCGGGTGGTGCGGTGGCCGAGCTCAACCTCGCCACCAATCTCATCGGCGCGCGATTGGAGGTGGGTCAGAACCTTGTTGATGACGGCGTCATCGCCATCAGCCTCAAGGCGGGCTTGGACATCAATGACCAGGAAACCCTGGTCTTCGGCTCAGAACGCCTCAGCCGCGAGCAATTGCGCACGCTCAGCTTAGGCGGCGAGGTCACCCTGCAGGGAGAAAACCTCAAGGCCTCGGCCAGCCTTGAGTTGCGTAAAGGCGTGGGCCTCCTCGGCGCAAGTAAGGCGGGCGATCAAGACCTATCCCGCGCCTCGGCGGACCCCAAGGCCGCAATGGTCCGCTGGAAGTTCGAAGGCGAATGGCGCGTGGCTAGCCAGGTGTTGGCGGCTCGGTTCGAGGGCCAGGACACGGGCTCGTCGCTGACCACGCCCGACCAATATGTGATCGGAAACCAAACTATTGGTCGCGGCTACCAGCCGGGTTCCGCTTTCGCCGACTCCGCCGTCGCGGTCAGCCTGGAGCTTCGTCGCCCTGGCGTTAAGCTATCCCGCTCGATCAAGGCTGAGCCCTTCATTTTCGTCGACGCCGCGCGCCTCTCCAACCCTCGAAAAGACATCGAAAGACTGTTTGACCGGCGGGATCTTTCTTCGATCGGGGGAGGCCTGCGCTTCGATGTCCCGGGACCGGCGCGCTTTGAACTCCTCTATGCCCTTCCGTCGGCGCCGCCGCTTGGCCTGGGTGAGAAGAAGCCCGCCCCGACCGTGCTCTTCAGCGCGTCGGTCGGCTTGAAGGCCCTGGCCGATAACGTCTTGCGCCGAAAAACGTCCGGAGCGACGCGATGA